Part of the Panicum virgatum strain AP13 chromosome 4N, P.virgatum_v5, whole genome shotgun sequence genome is shown below.
GATCATCATCAACGGCGGAGCCAGGGGGGCCAGCAGGGGCCACGGCAcccccaatctcacaaaaaaaattttagGACCCCCTCATCCTTCATCGAGTAGTGTCGCACAGGCCCAATAGAAACCCCGGCCCCATGGAAGAGGGTCGTGGAGCCGCGGAGGGCAGCTGCGGAGGGCGATTCCCTgcgccgtcgccatcgcccGTCGGGGCCGCCGGCCCAGGCCATGGCTATCGGCTGCTCGTCTTCCCTGCTGACGAGCGGAATCACGAGCCTCGACGACGCCGGACAGGAGCGACGCGCGGAGGCGGAAGGGAACCAGCAGGCAGCCCCCACGCCTAAGGTCTGCAAACCTAACTTTTTTCCCCCAATTCTATTATGTTCTTTGGTGAGGAACAAGCAACGCTGGGAATGAGGATTTAGTATTGCATATTTGCATCTGTAGTCCGTAGAACACTAGAAGCTAAGAAAAGAAATATGCCTTTTGTAAAGTGCAGCTAGCTTTTGTGAATGAGTTATGGTTCCTGACTACATGCCTACATGAACACTATAAAAATTTAATGTCAAATACACTTAATGGCAATATTATCTAATGTATACATATTGAGATCTTGGTCttccagcccccccccccctggaaTTTTTGCTGGCTCTGCCACTGATCATCATGTCCTCTATTCCTGAAAGGAACTCGTGTTGAGTCAAAAACTTTAAATTTACAAGAAcactgttgacgcaaatctaGTCAGCATATGAAAGCGCTAGCACGTGCAAATTGTCAGAGATAGAACTCCGGGTACCGACAAAAAAACTATCCACAAGCAAGGAAGTAGTCGGACTCCTACTAAGACTCTACCATGTAATTCTAAAAGGACTCCTACCTTATAACCAACTAGGATCCCGCCCTCTAGATTATATAAAGGAGCACTGGGTACCTAGATCGGTAGATAGAGATAGACCCCAAGTCATTCTCCTTAGTCAATACAAACtatacaggacgtagggtattacgcaattCTTGCAGCTCGAAGCTGTCTAAACCCTCGTGTTGCTTGCACCATTATGTTCGTGATCTCGACGATCCCCTACACAACTAAGTACTATCTGagggtatccctaggtaggTTTGCTGATAAAACACCGATCTTCACTGGCGAAGTCCGGGGcaaaccgatcagaccggttcttCAGGACTCCGTGAAAAACCTAGAACtatgagctcgggagggaccctgaCGGAGCTtgtggatctagggttgctctgagatcgGAAAGGCACTCGGACCGCCCTCGAACACCGTAGAGACACAAGAAGAACAACAGATGGGGATTGCAAAAGTTAGAATTTTGAGAGGTAAAAACGGTAAAGGATAAGTTGTTTGATTGATTGGATGTCCTCAATCGACCGTgtccctttatatttatagggaggggtGATCTTGCCCTATTAGAAGTCAAAACCCTAATTAATTGTGTGTCAAAgcacaactcctaactcggactggACTGTCTAGACCGATCTGACTGCCCttatcaaccggtctgaccggtccggtcTGGTCTGGGTGAAATCTTTTCGAAGTCATAACTCTCCCATCTGAAACCCAAATCGGATcttccatatatgcattttgatcgtctcgacgagagATACGCAATGATGAAGCCCATTTTACCTTTTGAGCAACTTGAccaaaccggtttgaccggttttgaaaaCAAATATAATTGGTCATTCCAGCCGTGCCACTTTTAGGTGCGAACAAACACAAGTTCCACCATTATTGATGGGTATGTAAAAATCTTTGGACGAGAAATTTCTGTAAAATAAGAATCCTATATTTAGCCATGGAAGTTAGGCGCTCGATTCCTTCTTAAACATCATCTAGTTATGGCCAGTTTTTTCAatataaaacctatctctattTCTACCTTTCAAAATTCAGGAAGAAAAGAAATGAATAAAAGTGATTTTTTTTTCGTCCGGATAGGCAAAAACGAGGTCAGCAATATCACCATCGTCAACACAATTCAGCCGGCCACGTAGGGCCTGAACCCTACCTCCTCCAACAAACATCCCAAAAATACATCAGCGTGCACATTGGCTATATGCGTGCACTAAGGTTAAACATGTTGTGTAGATTTCAATTCCCTTGTAATATAAAGAAAAGATGCACATTCGAGAAATAAAAACCCAAAACATTAACGTTTTCTTTTTGAATTTCATAACATTAATGTTGACTATGTGATCTTATTTACACACAAACAAATATACAGTATCTGAGAGCAAACTCAATTCCACTTGAAATATATGAAATTGACAGAAAACTAGATGAATAGTGAGGAAATTGTACAAACACTATCCATTCCGATTTCTTGACAGTTGACTCGAGTCACGGATGATGGACCGTCGGCTGCACCGTATCTCGATCGCAAACACGACCAACTTTAAACtggcagacggcggcggcggctgctgctacaCCATGTCATCGGCGGCAGCTATCCCGTACGCCGCTCGTGGCAGTACGACCCTGGCCCGGCACAGCGGGCGggtgttcttcttcctcgcccaCGCGCGGATACACTCCTCGTGGAAGATGTGGCGGCACGCCGGCACCTCGCTGCACAGCTGCCCCGGCCGGAGCTCGTCCAGGCAGATGGCGCacaccggcggcggctccgaggtcgccgccgccgcccgggcccgCGCCGCGTACGGGAAGTGCGCCAGCACCACCGGAGCCCTCAGCCGCTCctcgttccgcggcggcggatgcccgtggccgccgctcgcgcgccccTCTCTGCCTGAGCACACGCTGCAGAGGCAGGATAGGAGGAAGACGGCGACGAGCGCGACTTCCTCCAGTAAGAAGATTGCATCCCCGGTCTCCACCATAGTAGTTGCCGCTGATGATCAGATgaacgccgccggcggcgcgctagCTCTCCCGCAGGCGGCGCCTTGTCTCCCGCGATCGAGGACGATTTGGTTATCCGATGCAAAAGATGACGTGTGGGAGGATACACATCAATTTTGTTCGGGATGTAGAAAATGGAGTCGGGAGGACACACTAGTACTTTTCGTATAGCAGGGTAAAGACTTCTTTTAAGTATGATAACAACTTGGATTATAATTTTTCATATTAGGATTCGTTATGGACATAATTTGTCATTAATAAATCTCTTAAATATTGAGATCGCTATGTACTGTACTGGTAAACATTCTCATTGAGTGTCGCAGCACATGCCCACCCTTATCCGCCGCCGGGCCGGCAGCACACTGTCGTCTAGGGGTGGTTGGTTGTGGGCAGTCGTCGGCGGccagggtggtggtggtaggcAGGGCTTAGGAATTACGCGTCTAGGGGTGGTTGGTTGTGGGCAGTCGTCGGCGGccagggtggtggtggtaggcAGGGCTTAGGAATTACGACCGGTTTTCGGGAGGTGACAAGTCAACCAGTCTCATAGGAggctcggcggtggcggcggttcgTCTAGTGGCGTGGGCGAGGGGGGCCAATAGCGCCACCAGCTGGGCGGGATGGGAAGGCCGGTGGGTAAGCGGATAGGGTGGGCATGTGCTGCTACGGTTAGTAAATCCACATATGGTTTCTTGTTGTTTGCCACCGCCTCCACGCTTATTGGCTTTGTTTTCCTAGATTCCAAGATCATCCAACAGGAGGAAAGAACTATCATTATCGAGGGACAGATGGATCCAACAAATACACGATCGAATAATATTACAAATACTTTCTTCGGTCTATCATAATCCATCTCCGCTCTGGGTGTTGGCTGACACAAAAATCCGTGTGTTGAGAGCACTACTCTCATTCTGTTATGTGCCTGGAATAAGTTACAGAAACCCTCTCAATCTGTAAGTTCTGAACTAGAGtaatactccatccgttccaaattataagtcattctaagaatcttggagagtcaaagtttttcaagtttgaccaaatttatataacaagataataatatttatgataccaattaagtatcgttagattctttattagctatattttcatagtatacctattagagcatctccaagattTTTTGTATCTATGGGTAGCTAAAATCCTGATATTGCTATTATGTAAAACGAAATAGCTAGCGAAAAAAAGGATGAAATCCAACAGCTTGTCCAAAATCTAAAATGGGATGGCTAGCGCTCAGCGCTAGGCAAAGATAGCCAACGGCACCCTCTGGATAGAAAACGAGGATAGAAGACGAGGTAGATAGAGAATCTGTTGGATATGAGTTTTttgtcttccttttctttttttagataattCACCCAAGATAccagagctcttggagatgctcttagatatcataaatttttgtatttctcactataattttggtcaaaccttgagatggtttgaccctccaaaatttttgtaatgacttataatttaaaacggagggagtatatgatGTCTGATGACCTGTACCAGCGGCTAGGaaagaaagaaggggagaaggacatttataggatggctagaaTCCTCGAGCGGAaaacaagggacatcaaccaaatcaaatacattaaggatgggacagatcgactgttagtgaaggatgaggagatcatggatagatggagagagtacttcgacaaattgtttaatggggagagtgagggccctacccttgagttagatgactcttttgacgataccaacagacgttttgtgaggagaattcaggaggtagagatcggggaggctttgaagaggatgaagggaggtaaagcgatgggccctgatggtatccccattgaggtgtggagatgcctaggagacagagcaatagtatggttaactaagctttttaatctcatttttcggtcaaacaagatgccagaAGAATGGAGGAAAAGTATATTAGTacatatcttcaaaaacaagggcgatgttcaaagttatACTAACTATCGTGGGATTaaactgatgagccatacgatgaagctttgggagagggttatcgagcatcgcctaagaagagtgacaagtgtgacccaaaaccaatttgggttcatgcctggaaggtcaaccatggaggcgattttcttaatacgacaattgatggagagatatagggagcagaagaaggacttgcacatggtcttcattgaccttgagaaagcatatgacaaagtaccgagaaatgtcatatggtgggccttggagaagcacaaagtcccaactaattacattaccctcattaaggatatgtacaatgatgcgacgacgtttgtccggacatgtgatggcaacaccactgactttcctattaatataggcctacaccaggggtcagcattgagctcttatttatttgctttagtgatggatgaggtcacaagggatatacaaggtgagatcccttggtgtatgctctttgctgatgatgtggtgctagttgacgagagtagggtaggggttaataggaagttagagctgtggagacgcacgttagagtcgaaagggttcagacttagtaggaccaagactgagtatatgatgtgcgatttcagcgcgactaggcatgaggggggagacgttagtctagatgggcaagtggtggtctagaaggatacttttcggtatttaggatcggtgctacaaaagaatggcgacattgatgaagatgttaggtatagaatttcagctggctgattgaaatggcggcaagcttctgccatcctttgtgacaagagggtgccacaaaagctaaaaggcaaattctataggacaacaattcgtccggcgatgttatacggtgctgaatgttggcctacaaaaaggcgacatgtccagcaactgagtgtagcagagatgcgaatgttgcggtggttttgcgggcacacaaggatggatagagtccggaacgaagttattcgggatagggtcggggtggcaccaattgaggagaaacttacccagcatcggctgagatggtttggacatgttcaacgaaggcctcctgaggcgccggtgcgaaatggggttcttgagcgggtcgataatgtaaagaggggtagagatagacctaaactgacgtgagaTGAGTCAGTTAAGAGAGAcattaaggattggaatatttttaaagagatagctttggataggagcgcttggagactagttATCAATGTGCCtaaaccttgaacttatttctttcgggtttcatctctagcctaccccaacttgcttgggaaaaaatgctatgttgttgttgttgttgttggagtaTATGATGTCTCATTTTTTGGGCATACAGATTTAACTCTTCCAAGGATTATACTCACATCCCCTCTCCAACATCGACACATGAAATTTATACTAAAACATTGTAAAATAATTTCATGAAAACCCCAATGATGCCAATTTTATATGAACAATTCCAATCATATACACCCACAAAAAAATCCAAACATGTACCTCCTTTATGTTAGCGATCAATGTCAAATGATGAAATGAGCTACGCCAAAGTATGTGAAGAACACGGCCAAATCGGAGTGATGTCAACAACACATGTTGATGGTATTTTCCACGTGCATCAAGCGCggcacaccaaaacaagaataAAGCCCTATAACAGGCGACGGCGTAGGATTTGCTACACCAtgtcatcggcggcggcggcgccgccggatcCCGGCGGGATCTTCGCCCTGCACAGCGGGCAGCTACCTTTGCTCCTCGCCCACGCGCCGACGCAGTCGCCGTGGAACACGTGCCGGCACCGGGGCACCTCGCTGCACGCCTCGCCGTCCCGGAGCGCCTCCAGGCAGATCGCGCACACCAGGGTCTCCGACTCCGACGCCCTGCCCCGCACGTACGGGAAGCGCGGCAGCACCACCGCGGCCACCGGAGGAGGCTCCagggccgccagcgccgccaggGCGGCCCTCTGGCTCTGCTCGGGGgtcaggggcgccggcggctccggctcctcgCACTCGCACCAGGAGCGCCAGGTGGCCAGTAACACCGCGAAGAAGAGCGTAGCTCCGATCGCGACGACCCAGAGCTCCGCGGTCTCGTTCATCGCCGGCCACACTCGACTGGACCGGTGCGTGCCgcggccaccggccgccgcgcccaggGCAAGCACCGGCCGTGTCTGCCAGACGCTGTGGGTTGGTTTGTTTCTTGCGAGAGGAGCATCAAGGGTTTGTTTAGATGTGGTACGCATGCATTATGTACGAATACGAGACCTGATGATGTTCATGTTTGAGATAAGTTTTGCAGGGATTTTGGCGAGTTTGAGTGAAATTGGTTGGAACATCGAGCCACCATCTTCTCGTAGAAAATTAGGATTCTTGGAGATTTGGGACATCGTTTCATGCTTTtgccaaagaaaaaaattgttttACAATGGCGATACTACAATTTCAACTTGCTCTCTTCTACTACGTAGGATAATAATAGCTCATCAGACACAGGTGCTTCACGCACCTTTTTCTTTTGGAACAGCGCCGGCTGACGGGACACGAGTCGGAGTTGCCACACATGACACAAAAAGGGCGCGATCAGGGCttgcgcggcggcgcgacgcgggTGGGCGCCGGCGCGCCGACAACGCGGGGCGGGGACGTGCCGTCGCCGGGCACCACGGCGCCGGTGCCCACCATGTCGGCGAAGAGGCGGTCGGCGATGATCTGGTTGGCGGCATCGGAGGTGTGGTACGCGTCCCAGAACACGAAGTCCTTGCGGTCGGCGCAGAGCTGCGCGGTCGGCAGGCACAGGCCCCCCACCGTCGTGTCCACGTCGCAGCACGACGTGTGCGACGTCTTGAATCCTGCACCCAGGATGCGCGCACGATGCGGTTACTGATGATATGATCCTGTTTCGCTcaagcgcggcgcggcgaggtttACCGTATTTCTGGGGGTGGTCGATGAGCTCCATGACGATGGAGTAGCAGTCGGAGAGCGACATGCGGGCGCCGGGCAGCTTGGCGTTCAGCCCCTCCAGCAGCTTCTTGGCCGCGGCGTTGAACTGGAGGGCGTACGCGTTCACGTCGTCCAGGCACTCGCCGTCGTCCGACTCCACGCGCTGCGACGGGATGCAGCCCAGCGGCGCCAGCCCGCTGAACCAGATGTGGCGCGCGCCCAGATCGTACAGCCTCTGCGCGGAACCGTTTGATTCAGCAGCGTCCTAATTAGGATGGCAGCATCGCGCGGCTGTTTCGTTTCATACCGTGAGCTGCCGGTCCATGGTCTCCATGAGGAGGCCGATGAACTCGTCGTGGGTGTACACGATGCCGTCCGCCATGAACGGCCGCAGGAAGTTGTTGACGTAGTCGTTGCTCCCTGCACACAGCGGAGACCTCGCGTCGTGTCAAGCTGATGCCATTGCGTGCGCGCATCGACTGAGGTGAGGGAATCGGATGCGTTTATTTTCTTACCGAGCCCGATCTGGAAGATTGCGCCATTGACggtctcctcggcggccttctTGCCGATCTTGGCGATCATCGCGTTCTTGATCTGCTCGAAGTACGATATCTGGTTGTCGAACGACAGGTACTGGACCTGAATGTTTGCAGGGGAGTGGTTATGCTTACAGTTTTAGCAAGGTTAGAATCTTCAGCGATAGAACAAGCAAAATGACATCGTATCTGTAGATTACAAAGTAAATGCCGGTCTCGTTGAGGAGCCCGGCGCCGCCGGACGCGAAGTTGACGCCGCCGAGGACCTCGTCGTCGGTCATGTACAGG
Proteins encoded:
- the LOC120669103 gene encoding RING-H2 finger protein ATL39-like; this translates as MVETGDAIFLLEEVALVAVFLLSCLCSVCSGREGRASGGHGHPPPRNEERLRAPVVLAHFPYAARARAAAATSEPPPVCAICLDELRPGQLCSEVPACRHIFHEECIRAWARKKNTRPLCRARVVLPRAAYGIAAADDMV
- the LOC120669104 gene encoding E3 ubiquitin-protein ligase ATL15-like; translated protein: MNETAELWVVAIGATLFFAVLLATWRSWCECEEPEPPAPLTPEQSQRAALAALAALEPPPVAAVVLPRFPYVRGRASESETLVCAICLEALRDGEACSEVPRCRHVFHGDCVGAWARSKGSCPLCRAKIPPGSGGAAAADDMV
- the LOC120668847 gene encoding GDSL esterase/lipase At5g37690-like, with translation MAAFAAMVAIAVLALATVADAASTPAAVAATATTTTKSPPVIYIFGDSMSDVGNNNYLLLSLAKCNYPWYGIDYKTGYPTGRFTNGRTIGDIMAAKFGAPPPVPFLSLYMTDDEVLGGVNFASGGAGLLNETGIYFVQYLSFDNQISYFEQIKNAMIAKIGKKAAEETVNGAIFQIGLGSNDYVNNFLRPFMADGIVYTHDEFIGLLMETMDRQLTRLYDLGARHIWFSGLAPLGCIPSQRVESDDGECLDDVNAYALQFNAAAKKLLEGLNAKLPGARMSLSDCYSIVMELIDHPQKYGFKTSHTSCCDVDTTVGGLCLPTAQLCADRKDFVFWDAYHTSDAANQIIADRLFADMVGTGAVVPGDGTSPPRVVGAPAPTRVAPPRKP